A section of the Acanthopagrus latus isolate v.2019 chromosome 20, fAcaLat1.1, whole genome shotgun sequence genome encodes:
- the LOC119010452 gene encoding GTPase IMAP family member 8-like, with protein sequence MEKATPVKELKVLLVGSNSSRKYLVGNIILGKQAFESDVTVCCEEGEGEVCGRRVTLVKAPGWLRGYDLCNTPELVKTEATLSVTPGLHSFILVINAEIPFKDEYRKTTKKHLQHFFGDKVWDHTIVVFSHRGQIDQETIEDYIKSEGAPLQSLLEACGNRYHVLCDDGTDNSEKVKELFEKIDDMVAKNSCYEADSTLIENAELKRKEVDKKAEELRLQSQQQREKLRDLMTEPTLSLSILMVGWVFSGKSASGNTIFKADVFQAGDKTKKASKQSGKVAGREVVIVDTPGWWKFFPATFTPKPLKAEILNGVSLCSPSPNVILLVLPLDTSFTDDQRRVTEDNMRLLGQRVWRHVIVLFTYKDSLGDKTIEQHIESEGKPLRWLIEKCGNRYHVLNNMSTDDDQVRVLLEKMEEMVAGNSYFYLSAYPDGDYTKHQEDRSDSSVTEIKDENTTKKITEQLTVEWDRKNWEKHHCEGSMDLPPGMREAGQSSQGSDAEEERMEHEDDQFRSCFGSEGDGEDDVGSGPLSRWRELLEREWSRREVAMEQAFWTQFYNPVAAPSEPDSELLLKSREKVKSWLKGSTSEYGTASNTSDQTKEDGICFGQEPRSTPGGGAP encoded by the exons ATGGAGAAAGCTACGCCTGTCAAAG AGCTGAAAGTTTTACTTGTGGGATCAAACAGCTCCCGGAAATATCTGGTTGGAAACATCATCTTGGGAAAACAGGCATTTGAATCAGATGTAACAGTCTGttgtgaggagggagaaggagaagtgtGCGGGCGAAGAGTCACATTGGTCAAAGCCCCCGGGTGGCTGCGAGGATACGACCTCTGTAATACACCTGAACTGGTCAAGACAGAAGCGACTCTCAGCGTCACACCTGGACTGCACAGTTTTATCCTGGTGATTAATGCTGAAATACCATTCAAGGACGAGTACAGGAAGACAACAAAGAAGCACTTGCAACACTTTTTTGGTGACAAGGTGTGGGATCACACGATAGTGGTCTTCAGCCACAGAGGTCAGATTGACCAGGAAACCATTGAGGATTACATCAAGAGTGAAGGGGCTCCACTTCAGTCACTTCTGGAGGCCTGTGGTAACAGATACCATGTCCTCTGTGATGATGGCACAGACAACAGCGAGAAAGTCAAAGAGCTGTTTGAGAAGATTGATGACATGGTGGCTAAAAACAGCTGTTATGAAGCAGACAGCACGCTGATAGAAAATGCTGAGttgaagaggaaggaagtggACAAAAAAGCTGAGGAGTTGCGTCTGcaatcacaacaacaaaggGAAAAGCTCAGAGATCTCATGACAG aacCAACACTCAGCCTGAGTATCTTGATGGTCGGCTGGGTGTTCTCCGGGAAGAGCGCGTCTGGGAACACCATTTTTAAAGCTGACGTGTTTCAGGCtggtgacaaaacaaagaaagcttCAAAGCAAAGTGGCAAGGTGGCTGGTAGGGAGGTCGTCATCGTGGACACTCCTGGATGGTGGAAATTCTTCCCAGCAACGTTCACCCCAAAGCCTTTGAAGGCTGAGATTTTAAACGGggtctctctgtgctctccttCACCAAATGTCATTTTGCTGGTTTTGCCTCTTGACACATCGTTCACTGATGACCAAAGAAGAGTCACAGAGGACAACATGAGGCTGCTTGGACAGAGAGTGTGGAGACATGTTATTGTGCTGTTTACATACAAAGACAGTTTGGGGGATAAAACTATTGAGCAACACATTGAAAGTGAAGGAAAGCCTCTCCGATGGCTCATTGAGAAATGTGGGAATCGATATCATGTCCTTAACAATATGAGCACAGATGATGATCAAGTTAGAGTGCTgctggagaagatggaggagatggtggcAGGAAACAGCTACTTTTACCTCAGTGCCTATCCTGATGGAGATTATACAAAACATCAAGAAGACAGAAGTGACAGTTCTGTGACAGAAATCAAAGATGAGAACACAACCAAGAAGATCACAGAACAACTTACCGTCGAATGGGATCGCAAGAACTGGGAAAAACACCATTGTGAAGGAAGCATGGACTTACCACCAGGCA TGAGAGAAGCTGGGCAGAGCTCTCAGGGGTCTGATGCAGAAGAAGAGCGAATGGAGCATGAAGACGACCAGTTCAGGAGCTGCTTTGGTTCTGAAGGAGACGGTGAAGATGATGTAGGATCTGGACCTCTGAGCAGATGGAGGGAACTGCTGGAGAGAGAGTGGAGCAGAAGAGAGGTGGCCATGGAGCAGGCCTTCTGGACACAGTTCTACAATCCTGTAGCAG CCCCCTCTGAGCCAGATAGTGAACTGCTGCTGAAATCAAGggaaaaagttaaaagttggCTGAAAGGTTCAACATCTGAGTATGGGACGGCCTCGAACACCAGCGACCAGACAAAGGAAGATGGTATCTGTTTTGGCCAAGAACCCCGCTCAACACCAGGCGGAGGGGCGCCTTAG